The Macaca nemestrina isolate mMacNem1 chromosome 8, mMacNem.hap1, whole genome shotgun sequence genome contains the following window.
AATCTTAGAAAAGCATTCCGAACATGCTGCACCCTCCTTCTCTAAAGGACAAGTTTTTCACAGTCGATGCTTTGGTGGAATATGGAGGAGAAATCAGGCTGAGCCTTCCAAGCAAGTTTCTATCTAGCACAgtaaactcattttctttttgtatctttatccCTTCCTTTGCTCTGGTCTGGAGCTATCTCCTCAGTCTCAGCTCCTGCTCTACTCTCACCAGGTAGCAGCCTCTAAGAGTGCACTGGGAAAAGGAGCCACCTCTGCGAGTGTTTATGGGAACCAGTTGATAATTATCCCCAACAGATTTCGATCCTAGAACCATAGCTTAGGTTTCCCAAAGCTCCTACACAGCTTGGTCTCAAATGCTGAAAGACAAATGTATTCTTTCTAGTATTTTACCCTGTGTGACTACAAGACTGAAATATCAGATAAAAATCAGGTCCCCTACCATCTCATCGACCGGTAGAATATGGCACTAGGACAGCTTGTGAAAAAATCTTCACCAACTAGTCATACAACTGTATCTGGTAAACACGCGGGTCTGAAAAGGGAATTAATCCAAATGGCTCCTTCCCTCGTGTAGCCAAGAATGCATTTTTTGATGACAAATGCGACAAACTTAGAGGGACATGCAAGAACAGTtgtgagaaaaatgaagaacttACTTCTTTCTGCCAGAAGTCTCTGAAATGCTGTCGGACCATCCAGACATGTGGGAACACTACAGACTGATGCAGAAGATTTAGGTTTCCAGAGACGCACACATAACCTAGCTTCATTTTACTCTTGCCTCTACTGTAAGCAGAcactttaataaatataaatgactgTCTTTGCTCGGTTTGTCAAGTGTTTCATTTAGAAAGAAGAACAACACTGCCTGACCTTGATGCTCCCTCCATCCTGGTTTGTTTTTCTATCATTCTGGGATAAAGAAATTTTCCCAAAGCCATATGATATTTTCCTTAAAAGAGGACTAGAAGAGACTAGAAATCAACAAATCTCTAGCCTGTACTCAGCCAGTTGGGCCTTACTAACCTATTGAGATGAAAGAAGTAaacaaaagtaaaggaaaaaaaagggagaaagtgagGTAGAAAGAAGATGAATAGGTAATgagcacactttaaaaaattttttaccaTCGTGCCATATGCCCACATAGATGAGCACACATTTACATGAATAGCTACATGAACGACAAATTGATGGATAGGCAGTCCATTTATCAAGGACTTTTATGTGTCACACACTCACCTGTCTAAATTAATCGTCATGACTCCATGTCTTTAATTGGGACTGATTAAATATTTCCTGTAGACTTGTTCTCTCCACGTAAATCTGAGATAAAATTTACTGACAGGCAGGGGGGTTGTAAATACCTCTATGATTCTCAGTAACTCCAGTGATTTAGATCCTCTTCCCCAAATCACTACCTACTATTTTCCTAGGAACTGGCTGACAATTTACCTTCTGATTCTAAGCCTCAAAATTACTGTTACGGTGGGAATGTGTTCTTCCAAAATTAATGCTGAAGCCTAATTCCCACTGTGGTgattaagaggtgaggcctttgagAGGCCTGGAGGGCcctaccctcatgaatggaattagcacccttataaaagaggttgaaAGAAGCTGCCTTGCTCCTTCCACCATGGGAGGACACAGAGTTTGTCTCTTCAGCCACGTGAAGGCTGAGCAACCAGATGCTATCTTGGAAGCAGAAACTGGGTCCTCAGGATATAACAAATCTTTTAGGGGTCTTCCAGCCCCTAAAACTAagtaataaatttctattgtttacaaATCACCCGGTATAAGAGATCTTATTATAACAGCATGAATGGACTGAGACAATTACTCAGTTTGAGTAAGAATTTCCTGTCATGTTTCCAATGCTTAAGAGTTAGTTTTGGTTTCCTGCTGGCTCAGAAATCTTGCCTTACCTCCCCTTTAATTTTTCAAAGTCGATAGATTTAATTCTATTATAATCAATAACCCTTTTATGGAAAGGATGTTTTAGTTACACTttgtattttgagataattgtagattcctATATAGTTccgaaaaaataagaataatacagAAAGGTACCCAGATCTTTTACTCTATTTTCCTCAACAGTAACATCTTTGTAAAACCATAGTgcaatatcacaaccaggatttTGACACTGATGCACAACATTTCCATTATCAGGAGGACTTCTCATGTTACTCTTTCAGAGCCACTCTGCCTTCCCTCACACCTCCACCTCCTTCTTAACCCTTGTATAAGTGATTTGTTCTCCATTTCTACAATTTTATCCTTTTAGGAATACCATATAAATGGAATGTATTAGATTGATTTTT
Protein-coding sequences here:
- the LOC105499849 gene encoding uncharacterized protein — encoded protein: MLHPPSLKDKFFTVDALVEYGGEIRLSLPSKFLSSTSEKGINPNGSFPRVAKNAFFDDKCDKLRGTCKNSCEKNEELTSFCQKSLKCCRTIQTCGNTTD